In Sinobacterium caligoides, the sequence GGTCATTATCGCCGACGATATCGATCTCAGCATCGCCGTCGAGCGACTGATCTATGGTAAATGTCTCAACGCCGGGCAAATCTGTGTCGCTCCCGATTATATCCTCTGCCCTGAGCACAAGGTCGACGAGTTCATCAAAGAGTACCGCCGACAGTTTCAGGCTATGTATCGTGACGGCGTTGGCTCTGACGACTACACCAGCGTTATTGATGCACGACAGTTCGCTCGCTTAACCAGCTGGTTAGAGGACGCAAAGTCGAAAGGCGCTAAAGTTACCCCCGCTAGCGACGCTGAAATCAATACCGCTGAACAACGCATGCCCACTCAACTGATCACACAAGTTGATGACAGCATGACGCTGATGCAGGAAGAGATCTTTGGGCCATTACTGCCTATTCTACCGTACGCGAATCTGCAACAAGCGATCGATTACGTCAACGACCGGCCGCGCCCACTGGCTCTGTATATCATGAGTTTCGACACTCAGTGCCAACAGCAGCTTCTCACGCAAACGCACTCAGGTGGCGTCTGCATTAACGAGACCGTCTTCCACGTCGCCGCCGATGATGCGCCATTTGGCGGCATCGGCCCCTCTGGCATGGGCCACTACCACGGTAAAGAAGGCTTCCTAGCCTTATCTAAAGCCAAGACCGTGCTTAAGCGCGGCAAACTCAACACCGGAAAGCTGGTCACACCACCTTATGGTACGCTTATCCATAAGATCATGCTCAAGCTGTTCCTACGCTAACCACTCAACTACCAGCATCACGACTTTGCGTGATGCTCAATCTTCGAGACAAAGACACCAGCATGAGCTCCGATAAGCGACAAGATATTTTAGATACCGCCCTGCAACTCTTCGTCGAGCAGGGATTTCACGCCACCTCAACCGCTTCACTAGCTAAAGCGGCCGGGGTCGCCAATGGCACGGTTTTTCATCATTTCGGCTCCAAGCAAGGCTTGATTAGTACGCTTTACCTCGACATCAAGAGCCAGCTCGCGACAGACATCCTACCCGATGAAATTCCAGCACTGCCGATGAACAGCCAAGATATTAAGCTGCTTTCCGCCAGCATATGGAATAGCGCCATTGACTGGGCCGTCGACAACCCAATGAAGCAGCAGTTCTTCAAAACCTTTTCACACTCCAGCGTACTCGATCAAACAATCCGTGACGAGGCGATGAAAAAGGTCATGGGGTTTATTGAACAACTGATCGTCATTGGCCAACAACAGGGGCTACTTTCCCAGTTTCCAATCGAGCTGATGCTAGAAAACTGCTACGGACAATACACCCATAGCGCAGGCTATTTCATTGCACACCCACAGCACGCTCAATCCACCGAGCACCGTGACGCCGCCTTCGCCATGTTTTGGAACGCACTGAGTGTGTCGACGGAATAAACTAACTTTTGTTCACTAGTCACCCCCTTCTGCACGAGCTAAGCTAATCGAAGTTAGCCGCTTTCGGGGGAAAATAGCATGTCCGTCTGGTCCAAAATAACACTAATAAGCTTACTGATTACCTTAGCACTCTCTTTTATTGTCAATCATTTGTACTGGTTGCTACCCAGCACGTTACTGACCCTTATCAGCGCTTTCTACACACAACGCAACGCCAATAACGAACTTAATGATTACTGCGCCACACTCGGTAAAGTTTGTAGCCTACTACTGCTTTCAGGGCTATCAATCTACACACTCAACGCCATGCAAAGCCCTGAGAGCCGGCAACAACGGGCCATTGCCGCAGATGCACGCACCACCTATTTGGCGCTACATCGCTATCTTATCGAACATCAGCAAGCACCAAACACGATGAGCCAACTTTATGAAGTCGATCGCTATGGCGATCCGTATCTCGAACAAACACTACTGGATCCATGGCAACAGCGTTATCGCCTTGATGAGCAGCAAGGTCAAACCGTTCTAGTAAGCAACGGCCCTGATCAAAAACGTTATAGTGACGATGACATTACCACAGTCGTTGAAAGGAGCTATTACTGAGCGGACAAGCTATTTATAGGTATGACTATAACTGCGATAACGCTCCTTTATTTCCCGGACATATTTCACCGGCTCTGTCCCACGAACATAGCCATAACGTGCTCGTTTATAATTTTTGGGATCGCTCAGGGCCAGCATCGCCTTCGCTACATTGCCGTCCCAGACATCGTCCTTGAGACCCATTTTTCTAGCCAACACCTGCGCATCATAGACATGCCCATGCCCCGCATTATAGGCAGCCAAAGCAAACCAAACCCGCTCCGCTGAGATTTTCACCATCGGGAATCGATCATACAGCCACTGCAGATGCTTGGCCGCTGCAATCAAAGACTGCTCTGGATCGTACAAGTCACTGACACCGTAGGCCCGCCCGGTTCGAGGCATCACCTGCATCAGCCCCCTCGCGCCGGAAG encodes:
- a CDS encoding TetR/AcrR family transcriptional regulator translates to MLNLRDKDTSMSSDKRQDILDTALQLFVEQGFHATSTASLAKAAGVANGTVFHHFGSKQGLISTLYLDIKSQLATDILPDEIPALPMNSQDIKLLSASIWNSAIDWAVDNPMKQQFFKTFSHSSVLDQTIRDEAMKKVMGFIEQLIVIGQQQGLLSQFPIELMLENCYGQYTHSAGYFIAHPQHAQSTEHRDAAFAMFWNALSVSTE
- a CDS encoding type II secretion system protein GspG, which produces MSVWSKITLISLLITLALSFIVNHLYWLLPSTLLTLISAFYTQRNANNELNDYCATLGKVCSLLLLSGLSIYTLNAMQSPESRQQRAIAADARTTYLALHRYLIEHQQAPNTMSQLYEVDRYGDPYLEQTLLDPWQQRYRLDEQQGQTVLVSNGPDQKRYSDDDITTVVERSYY
- a CDS encoding coniferyl aldehyde dehydrogenase — encoded protein: MTTANTAPTLHQQLLVQQQAYRAAANPSAAFRKQQLTALKSALLSNQQALLDALSQDYGHRSATDSIIGDILPIVNHINYSLKRLSRWMKPSKRHAGLLLAPASVTVHYQPVGVVGIVVPWNFPIMLSLGPLITAISAGNRAMIKMSEFTPATNSVLKTLLSGVFSEDQVCVIEGEADIAAAFTSLPFDHLIFTGSTTVGRHVMRAAADNLTPVTLELGGKSPVIIADDIDLSIAVERLIYGKCLNAGQICVAPDYILCPEHKVDEFIKEYRRQFQAMYRDGVGSDDYTSVIDARQFARLTSWLEDAKSKGAKVTPASDAEINTAEQRMPTQLITQVDDSMTLMQEEIFGPLLPILPYANLQQAIDYVNDRPRPLALYIMSFDTQCQQQLLTQTHSGGVCINETVFHVAADDAPFGGIGPSGMGHYHGKEGFLALSKAKTVLKRGKLNTGKLVTPPYGTLIHKIMLKLFLR